A genomic region of Trifolium pratense cultivar HEN17-A07 linkage group LG3, ARS_RC_1.1, whole genome shotgun sequence contains the following coding sequences:
- the LOC123914865 gene encoding uncharacterized protein LOC123914865, whose protein sequence is MCVFNQPYRSYFNPYMLDVENSVELEKDLIKRFGFSGNMPPRRAPAAPVTEDDRVERMANSMNVMAAAITAQTNAKTQRDLEKREREVHAAGTRVLTSFNHQNPPRFRGDGGPAAADLWLQAIEKILGAIHCPEGEMVNLATYQLLGDAEYWWGNTSLLMEAAFEEFSWENFKRKFLAKYFLETARERYGEEFLKLTQGGLNVEAYAKKFESLSRHFRFFRDGIDESYMCRRFQGGLRYELQDAVVPLGIRQFQVLVEKCQEIEDMRNKRVNRQGSFGAGGPSRPSHQSQNRGGRGTRPYNRPQNNRGPQNSGNQGTRGNQVREKQTCYKCGEEGHYANECGNPGTASVCFNCRKPGHFAKDCRAPKAAPSENATQGARPTAKGCVYCMGTEVSGQASNAIHEDCQIAGNSLTALIVTGATHSFISLDCANRLKLLVSPLPFDLNVSTPARDLGFSGQFDMFAP, encoded by the exons ATGTGTGTCTTCAACCAACCATACCGTAGCTACTTTAATCCTTATATGTTGGATGTGGAAAATTCTGTGGAATTGGAAAAGGATTTGATTAAAAGATTTGGTTTTTCAGGAAACATGCCTCCAAGACGGGCACCTGCTGCTCCTGTTACCGAAGATGATCGGGTTGAGCGTATGGCTAACTCGATGAATGTGATGGCGGCTGCCATAACAGCTCAGACTAATGCAAAGACCCAAAGAGATTTGGAGAAGCGCGAAAGGGAAGTCCATGCTGCGGGGACTCGTGTTCTTACAAGTTTCAACCATCAGAATCCTCCAAGGTTCCGTGGTGACGGAGGACCTGCTGCTGCTGATTTATGGCTTCAGGCCATTGAGAAAATTTTGGGGGCTATCCATTGCCCGGAAGGAGAAATGGTGAACTTGGCCACCTACCAATTGCTAGGGGATGCTGAATATTGGTGGGGCAACACCAGTCTGCTAATGGAAGCTGCATTTGAGGAATTCTCATGGGAGAATTTCAAGAGAAAATTTCTAGCCAAATATTTTCTGGAAACAGCTAGGGAGAGGTACGGGGAAGAATTCCTGAAACTGACTCAGGGAGGTTTGAACGTCGAGGCCTATGCCAAGAAGTTTGAATCGTTGTCTCGACACTTCCGTTTCTTCAGGGATGGCATAGATGAGTCATACATGTGTCGTCGATTTCAAGGAGGGCTGAGGTACGAACTGCAAGATGCAGTGGTGCCGTTGGGGATTCGACAGTTCCAGGTGCTTGTGGAGAAGTGCCAAGAGATAGAGGACATGAGGAATAAAAGGGTAAATCGTCAGGGGAGTTTTGGTGCTGGGGGACCTAGCCGTCCCAGTCATCAGAGTCAGAATCGAGGAGGACGTGGGACTAGGCCTTACAACCGCCCACAGAATAATCGTGGACCacaaaattctggaaaccaagGAACCCGAGGAAACCAAGTTAGAGAGAAGCAGACTTGCTATAAGTGTGGTGAAGAGGGGCACTATGCTAATGAGTGCGGGAATCCAGGAACTGCGTCAGTATGTTTCAATTGTCGGAAGCCGGGCCATTTTGCTAAAGATTGCCGTGCTCCAAAAGCGGCGCCGTCAGAGAATGCAACACAAGGAGCTCGACCCACCGCCAAAGGATGTGTCTACTGTATGGGCACAGAAGTGAGTGGTCAGGCTAGCAATGCTATTCATGAGGACTGTCAGATAGCAGGTAACTCTTTGACTGCTTTGATTGTTACCGGAGCAACCCACTCCTTTATATCTTTGGATTGTGCAAATCGCTTGAAATTGCTTGTTTCTCCGCTGCCGTTTGATTTGAATGTTTCTACTCCTGCTAGAGATTTG GGATTTTCTGGTCAATTTGATATGTTTGCCCCTTAA